The Magnolia sinica isolate HGM2019 chromosome 9, MsV1, whole genome shotgun sequence sequence TTTTTCTGCGTCAAGAGAAGGCCcataaaatgaagaaaagagacAAGTGAAGCCGGAAGAAACCTGCTGAAGAACAACCGATAGCGAGAAGCGACCTAACCAACTATTCAGAAGCAGCCAATTTGAAGACTTCCAAGCTATCAGAATTCCACCTGCACTACCGATGGAGTCAAGCGCAACCCATTTGGCATCTGCGGCTTTCCAAAGAGTGCCCAAAAGCCTGTCGTCAAAACTTTACACTTTGTTTCCTGGAGACACAATTTCTGGATTATATCTATCACAGGTATCTTTGATGAGTCTTCTTTTTTGTTTGGACCCCACACCCCTCACATTCCATGAAATCAGCTTCATTTGGAAACGACACTTCCCCGGGAACCCTGCACTGAAACCCTTTTAGAACATGCCTATGCATTCCTCCCTCCAGCCGCCATACGCTACAGCTCCCTGCCTCTTCTTGGAGTTGATCGGCGTGCTCTAGGTGATTTCAAATCTGAGAGTGGCCTTCCATTGGACTCCACAAATTGAAAGAGGGCTATAAAATCCTCTGGACAGTCTCCAAAAGATAGACCAAGGGACCTGCCCACATGTCCCATCGCATCCCTAATCCATTTCTTGTTATGAATCTTATCTAGAAGGTCTGATCTTTCCGCTACGTTCACCATCAAAGGGGGAGCTCCTTCTACTTGGACTAGTTCAACTCCCATCAGTGATTGTAGCGGTTCTGCATCTAAAACTTCGAAGTTTGGATGTTCCTGGAATAGTGCAAGAAGACCTTGTTCCTTCCAGTCACTTATGGATGAAGAGGGAGAGGATTGCATTGTCGTCATAGATGGTGGATTATCTGATTGAATGGATCCTTGATCGATTTCCTCAGATTCGATGCCCTGAAACTTCTTCCTCAGGCGAGATTGACTCGGGGAGTGGGTTTGTCTCAGCGAGGAAAATTCGACTGCTGAAGCCGCCTTAGCTGTGGGTGCAGAAATAATAACATATGCTTCAGATGGATCGGAAGGGTGATACACTAGCCTTCTATCTGCTCTCTGCAATGACTCAGGCATCAAATTAAGATTTAAAATACCCGGGTCCGTTAATTGCTGGTTGGACTCGGAATCGTTCAGACCCGGCAAGGTCGTGCTGGGACCCGATAAATACCTATCCGAAGAATACTCGTTGTCGAGTCGTAAGTCGGGTCCGGTTTTAATTTTACGGGTATCGAGTCTCCCATCTGTCATCATTAGCTTACCACGCATCTCTCCTTCGCAGACGAGTCGGTCTGCGAGAAGAAAAGAGGCCGCTTTGATACTGCCACTTGGCGTTATCTCCGTGATTTGGCGTGATGCGCAGGATCCTGCGATCTCAGCGCTGTCCTCGGGAAAGCCACGAGCAGACGTTTATGCGCCACGCGGCTGATGGAGGGCTCGATTTCTGACGGGAGGAATAACTGCTGCAGAATCCGGTGTTCTCCGCGAGTACCGATTCGGTGCTCTCTCGCGCTCCACTCCGACCGCCTCAGTCGCTACCGAAGGAGCAGTTTTCTCTTTGAAACGCCATAGATCCCCCCATCTTGGAATTGGAGAGTGCTTCTCCTCCTTCTATATTGGGAGAGATATCTCCCTGTCCTCTATCAAGACCTGGATCTGGGTCGGTAGATGCTCTCCCTTCTTCCTGCGCACCCGCAACTTGGCGACCGCCATCTCTACTCTGAGCTTGGTTTTGGGATCCAGTTCGACCAACGAACCTAAAAGTTTCGCCGCTGCGATGAAGAAATCATCATACCAGAGTTCGAGAGGGATTCCCCAAATGAGGATCCAGATCTCCTCGAAACCGAACATAGAGAATTCCTCCAAGCTTTGGACTGTTAGAACTGGCCCATCTTTGTGCAAGGCCCCTGCCATGACGAGGATGTCTGGATTCAAACCAGGACTGAGCTTGACCCACAGCTTGTTATATCCTATCGGTTTAATTGAATAGTGAGCAACTTAAATTCTGCTGACGCCGTCTATCCATTCCTTGACTTGAGGGATTGTTGTTCCTTCTTTCGTTATAATCACCACGGAGTCCCGCAGATCTTGTTTTGATTGCTCTATGCGCTCTTTACTGATTCGCAGCAAGTATGATTCCTTCAATTGCTTGGGATCTAAGTCTTTCTTTCTGGCCTCTACCTTTTCCGATTTATGCAACTGATCATTGGTTTGATTCGACGTAGAGGAAACTTCAGGGTCCATTAGGGCTTCCTTATATGAAACTTCGATAGCTGTGTGGAGACAACTGCGCTGCTTTACAGTGAAAACCTCCTTGGAGGAGGGCCCCGAATTACGAAGGACTCGATCAGAGGTAGGGGGCGATATTCGGTTCAAGGAAGTTGTCCCAGCCGTAAGGGGAGCTCTTTTTTTTTGCCCCGATCGGGCCCAAAACGTGCACGTTGCACCAACTTCTTGTTCCCGCCGAAGCTCACGCCGTGAAGCATCTCCACTGCCCTTGCAAGCTCTTCCTCGCTACTAATTCGAACGAGCGCAAATCCTCTGTATCGGCCGTCGTCTCTGTTTTTGGGCATGACTACATCCATGACTGCTCCTGCCCGGCCGAAGATTCTATCCAAGTTGAGTGGGAACCATCCTTTAGGGTATCCCTTTACGAAAATAGTAGGATATGAGTCGTATTTTCTTCCAGGATTCTCCATTTGCGACCGTTTTCCTCTTTTGCGATGGACCTTAGTCCATTCCCCATCAACTTCGCCGATCGCTCTGTCTGCTGCGTCGTCAGTGATTCTATTGCCTTTCTCCCTATCATCAGCCTTCGCCTTCGCCTTCGCCTTCACCTTCTAGCTCCATGCGCGATGCTCTCACTCTACAAGTGGACAGAAATGCTGATATAGTGATCCCAAATGTTGGtatagtgggtcccattgttGATGGCTTATGCACTAAAAATCTCCCAGATGAGAAAATCCTAACTGTCAATTAATGGCCAGCAAATAGAAAAtatagcaatggtccacattcaaccaaaaaagggccaaattttcaatggctaggatcttacaATCTCAGGAAGTTTTGGCCTATGGGCTGTCTACAGTAACACCATCTTCCAATCTTTGGAAGTTTTGGCCTATGGGCGGTCTACGGTAATGCcctcgatggtttggatcacgaAGCCATGTgcaccacttgtacaaactgaaaacccaagcgCGTTGTACAAACTTTTGGCTTGAGCATTTTATAATACCACATGACTATACCCCTATGATGGCGCGTTGAAGATGAATTGTCTTTTCCTTGTAACTAAACTCGCTTTATGGTTCGTTGGTTCCTTACACTTCATACAATATCTGGAATCAAATAGGGTTATCTACTTATGCTATAAATTTGATGCTTCTATCAGCAATCCTTCCTTTTACTATCCCATTTTCTTGGAGTGGGTAAAGGGTATGATACTGATCATTACAAAACAATGTTTCTCATTATGCATGAGCTCCTGcctacatgcacacatgcatgcatacatatagtAACATACTATTTGCATGCATACACTGCTCATGTTTTTGGTCTTTGCTAATATAACCTTGTATTGGCTGTTGATGAACTTCTAACTTCTTCAGATCATTCACAATATCATGGTTGGTTTTTGTTTTCCCTGGATTCTGTAGGAAATATTGAGGAGATTGCGCTCACTTTGTTCTCTTAAGCACTCAAAATCATCACCTAGTCCTGGGCCACCTCAATCATCAGAGAGGAGCAGAAGCCATACTGTTTCTGGCACAGATTTTACTACATCCAGAGATGAAGGATTTTCAAGAGCTGCTGACACTCAACACCAACCTAATGGACGCGACACAAAATCAGCcattttaaaatcaaaatatccATCCCTTGAACGTTTTTCTGAGAAGATACAGCCATGCTTATGGTGGTTCCGTACAGTCACTTTGAAGTTTGGCAATGCTCGACTGGTACTTTCTCATGGAAGGATCGTGCTATGGGGCTCCTTGATTCTTTTCATTTACTACATTCTCCGGAGGAAAGGCGCTACATTAAAGCAGTGAGATATTCTCTTCATGATAGCTCTTTATTGGTTTCATTTGCAATGTCATGAATATGATTAAAAGGGAAAGCTAGGAACCATATCTGTGATTGAAGTCCATGATATTCTATTTTTAACATTTTCTTACAAGCTCTCACTTGTTCACACCCTTTGGCATGTGAGATGGCTACTTGCCTTTGCTGCCAAAACACGCATGAATTTGAGAGCCATCACCACACTagcatcatcatagccttgcaaTCATATTTCACCAATCATTCCTATGTTAAGGCCATGTCCTTGGTAAGTGAACAAACCTTTATATCCATCCTCTCTACCTCGGTCCAAGCCCTTTTAGGtctctccctcatcctctttTTTGGCCCTTCAAACCTGATCAAAGTTCCCCTCCTTACAGAGGTCATCCATTAGCCAATGGTTAAACCATCTCAATCGGCTCttgatcattttgttttctaTTGGGGCTACATTTATGCTGCGTATCATGTTGGATGATCTGATTCGCAGTTCTACCCGTCCTAGTCTTGCCAGACAGCCATCTAAATGTCTTCATCTTTGCAACACTTGGTAGCAAAAAAGATTATATGttttttctaatatatatatatatatatatatatatatatatatatatatatatatatatataaaggctcATTTTTTATATGGATTTTTCCTTGTATGTGGACAGTGAGGTGATTTTATTCTGagaatttttagttgtatgacaTGCCTGTTCATGGTTTCGTAGACTGCTCTCTGCCTGCTCTGTCGATTTTGTTTCTATTAATAAAAAAATTGCTTTGCACTCTATAAAAGAGGTACATATGTATATACACATGTATACATTTGATTAGTAGGAGggatgtgtgtgggtgtgtggagTCATGTGTGAGGTACGTATGTATACCCACACATATATACATTCGATTGGTGCGCACGTGCATGCGTGAGGTAcatatgtatacacacacacatttgaTCAGAAGGGGCATGCGCACTTCTGTGCGTGCACGTGTGTGTGAGGGagcctcccatgaggtcgagcttttTGGGCCCCACTGTTATCAATTAggtgcacccttccatggtgggctatgggcctaaaaatcaggccaatccatgacttatgtgggccacaccatagacaacagtcAAAAGTGGATGCCTACCCATTGAAACTTTCATGattgtttatagggcccactgagatgtggttcagacatctAACCCATCTCTTTTGTTTGTCTCACTTGggtgaggggtcacaccaaatttcaggtcattccaaaactcaggtgggccccgccaagtGCTTTTTGATGTTTTAGACATGATTTTATGTGGTTtcagattgtgtggcccacctgagttttggatatggctgatttttgggacatcccataacctagagggctCACCAAATGCAGagtgtggatgtccaacacagatcatggtggggcctgcagagcttgacctcatgggaagttccccttCTGATGAGCAGATCAACCTGATCTttgggccacaacacatacatggtgggtagGGTGCTCCCAATGTGCTTCATGGCTATGCCGAACACATGCTACATTGGCGAGTGCTCTCACGAGTAGCCTTCAAATTTTGTCCACATAAGAATTAGAAATTAGTCTGTCCACAGTTCTCTCCAATTTGCGGCATGGATATATCCGAACTAGACTGAACTTTTCTGTTCTTCCTTTTCAGGATTGCTTCCAAACAAGCTGCATCTGTGAAGAAAGCTCTCATCGACACCTGGAAGCTTGCATTTTCCGTCCAAGTTAACCCTCTAGCAGCCATTCAACCACTCCCGAGCAGGACTCATTGAAGCAGGTGATGCAATGCCAACGCCATGTCTTGTTTCttcacatataaaccacaaacAGTTCCATAAGCATAGCCATACTCCCTGCATTTTTGTCTAGCAtcttgaagaaaagaaaatagcaaATCCTTGTAATAAAAATTACTCACTTCCCTCAAACTGCTGTAAATAACTTCAGGTCTTTCAAGAATTGAGTACCTCCAATGTTTCAAAATAACCAAAACAATCGACATTTCTAATAACTCCAGCCAAATAGGCACAAAGTAATTATTATTGGCGAGGAATTCAACAATTTATTGAAACTTCTAAAATTTCCCTTTTGATGGAGTGCAGCTTATGTTAATTGTCATTTTATTGCGCTTTCTCCAACCATACACTTTTCTGATTTACAAAAGCTAAAAACagtgctttgctaagcccacatgtatacaggtcagctaatgcacatatgccagcatggcagAAAGGTGCAATAGTTAAGCCATCCATTGGAATGGAATTACTGTATATATATCCTACACCAAGAGTCAAATTGTTCCTCTAGTAATGTGAGCCACAATTAACTCAACCAATGGATGGTTATGAAAAAATGAGCCAAACATTTCTAACCCCTCAACTAATTTCTAATATCATGGtacacctaatgaatggaccacCTTTAGCTTTGGGAAGTAACATCTACATGGGGAGGTCcgcctgatggatggcttggatatttcacttgTTTGCCACGTTGCCATATGTGGTGGCATGTACATTAGCTGAATTTCTACGTGCATGTGGCTGGCAAAGCTCCTACAAACATCTATACTATATATAACATGAGAAGCAAgaggcaaaaataaaaaaattaaaaataaaaataaaaacttcacGCCGTCAATTTTTAAGATTGCTAAAACTATGTATCATTCAAAGACATAAGAAGGGTATTGAAGTAAAAATTAAGGGCATTTGGGTAATTAAGAGGTGAATTTGTgtgctttatttttagaaagcCACTTTTAATAGCATGATGGTTGAAGAGACGTTGAGATATCATACATTTGGAATATAAGAAACTCAAACTAGAGTATCCAAAATGTCAGGGccactttagatggatcataaGCCAAAAACTACACGGATGTGATAGTCTATTCAATTCATTTATGAACATTTTAGTGGACGGATGAGGTGAAAGTgttcaacagttgagatggaaCTAACAGATTGGTGAAAGCCTCGGACAATCCAAGTGCTTAATCAGCCATTGCTAAGATGGAAGCATTGATGCTACTTGAAGACTGGTTAAGCCAATTCATGACAATTGGTCTACCATTCCATTGACGGCTCTAAAAAGGCGAGGGCAAGGCCCAagaggatgtgggtggaggtagtaggGAAAGACTCAAGGACCtctggtttaactgaggatatggtctaTATGATAGAGTGGAACTGGAATATATGGAGATTCTCAAGAGTTGAGGTGTATAGGCTGACCCAGAGATGACCCAGCCGTACTGTTGTTTATGGACGAAACTAGCTTGTATCCGGCGATACAAATCGGTCTAGGATGATACTTTAATCCTTGATTTAGCTACATATGGTTGAAAAGGTATGTTAGAATCGACTCTTATATGGAAATCGAAAGAAATACATTGAGAGCTTTAAAACAAGAAGATGGTAGTGGAGCTATAGCTTAGTTCTATTAAATCTCCTTCGTTCGCTCTCTGTTGCTTTGGGATGATGATAATCTTGTGATAGGTTTTTCTTTTTAGATTGTCTAGAGAAATGTTTGTTTGGCAACTTTCACATACAATGGTTTCCTTCCCAGAAGTGTCACTTGTAGTGTCCTGAAACCATGGCATATATCTAATCCTTgcaaaaggtggaccccactgtaaagATTACCTGGGGTGGAAACTAGGTGGTTTGCTCATTAGGCGGGCTGCACCATCAACATCTATGGACATCCAATGGTTTTACTCAATAAATTAGTGTGTGCCCATCTAGTGAGCAGATTTGTCCCATTTTTGCCCAAGCGATCTTTACGATGCGAAGCGCATTTTGCATGGGTTGTATCATAGTTTGAAAACCCAAAAACTTGATTTTACTTGATGCTCAGCTGCACCCGGCTGACTCAAAGACTCAATAcgacttgatatttaataattagaattaaaaaaatacaaggTATGCTAATAGatgtaaaaaataattcaaactaACATAAAATAGCATTATTATCATGTTGGCCAGCGCTCTGGTTAAGAGCATCTATTCATGTGGGTGATGTGTGTGATTCCTGCCACTTTCATTTACTTTTTATTATTAATAACGATACGACTCACTGAGTGAGAGTTGTGCCGACTGAGTAGTCAAGTCGACTTGACAAGATTTCCCAAGTTGGGATTGATAAGTCAGGTTCAAAATCTCGCCAAATCGAGTTGACCCGGTTGAGTCAGCCAGTTTTGGAATTATGGGTTGGATGGTCTACACTGCTGGCCTGATGAGTCAATCCTAAACTTCCAATGAGCCACCTACAGCTGGTGGAAATGCCACATTGGTCCACCCTCAATGGAAAATGGTTCAAtcttggatggtgctgatcttcCAACCAGGAAGATTTTTGGGTAGGGTCCTCTATTTTGAGGCCCCTCAAACCAATAGTCCAAATCACCAACAAATGGGCCCTACAGGTACAAACTGAGGGTCTCAGATAGCTCTGCATTCAGTTCGGATGCACCCATTCCATACTAGTGTGGATAATGGCTCGGTGATCCAGGCCGTTTATCTGATGGGCTGCATAATGGATTGGAAACAGTCCATGAATTGCCTAGAGTAGAAGATACTGCTGATCCAGTCATTAACCTCTTTCTAAATTGCTGATATATTATTATTTCTCAGCCATCTACTTTAAGTTCACTGATACAAGGGTTACAGTCCACTTGGGAGCTTCTATTTGGAATGCGTTGGAATTCCAATCACAACTgaaggtgattgagaatccttAGTTGGGTTTGGCAATCcttgttgttttgttttgcagcTTGTACTGGGAATGTACTGGAATACAAAAATAGGAACACATTAAAATTCTGCAGTATATTTATGAGAATTTAAATTTGattattaaatttattttaatattttaaattaaCGTGAATGCGTGACATTTGTAATAagctattgaaatatatactttagcaaaaaaatcacaaattttttggaAAGTTACAAGTTGAAGATGATTTGGAATTGTATACCAATACCATTAAGACAATAGCATTACAATTTAAAGAGATTTACTGGAGAGATTTTTTCTAATCTATTGGCGGTACAATTGCATATTTTTTATAAGAGGAGATCTTATGAGCTGGGCTGTACAATTGCATATTTTCATAAATGGAGGTGCTATGAGATGGATAGTTCTTCTTTAGAAGATGGTCTAATACCCTCCCTTAAATTGATTAGTCGATCATAGATCATTAGTTTGGAAGTGTGATGAAGATAGACCTTTAGTGAAGATGTCGGCAGTTTGATCTTAAGATGATACATAAGAAATATCAATATCTTTTCGTGATAGTTGACTTCAACAAGTTTGGTGGTGCGTGCATGGAAGATTAGGTTGGAGATCAAAGAAATAGCACTAATATTTTCAGATCAAATAGTTAGTGGAGAAGGTAAATAAATATGAAGATCGCGAAGAAGTAATCGTACCCAAAAAACAACGTCCCCTCTTATGGAAGTGCTATAAGATGGATGGTTCTTCTTTAGAAGATGGTCTTATAATTCTGACCCTTACATaggccacaagcataggatcaaCGGTAAAAAATAACTATTAATTTACATAGCCAGTGTTTGGACTGCCCATGACTCTCCTAattttaaaatgagctaaaaagtcTTTTGATTGGAATCACAAGGAAAGTGAGATTTTCAAAACACAAGAAAGCTATATATTTCAGATACCTCCAAATGACTTTCGGATTCCAAATGCACTCAAATATACTCATATCAACGCTGCCAAATGACCCTTAGGATATTCCCATCTTGGAGATTTCTGTGGCCTCCTCCATCTTACAGTGGACCCAATGGGGGACTGTTTGGATGACGAAACTCATGCATCTTTGACACACCGGAGAGATGATCCAGGACACTCAGAATGACCAGAACACCATGAAGCCATTGCTCCACAGTTGATGTGCAAATCTATAGCGTCCATCTATTTCAACACAATGGGCAACTCGATGATCCAGGTTGTTCATCAGGGGAGCAGAGTCGGTCAGGTTGGGTTAACACGGAATTTACTAAGGCCGtggctgtggggccaccttgatgtatgttttgtatgttgatgccatccatccacttaacccactcattttagggcatcggcctaaaaattaagcagatccgaatctcaggtggaccacaccataagaagcagtggtgattgaccattaaaaacttcttgtgggctagaaaagttttgtaTCTAGCTGATATTCATgtcttcctttcatccaggtttgtgtggccttatcaacaggtgggATGGCgaataaatattgcagtgggccctaggaagttttaaatggtgggtgttcaatcaccactgtttgcaGGTGTTACCCAGATAAGATAACACCGGAGTGGGTTTTTTTTCCTGAccatggtgcccaccttgatatatatgttgcatatctacatcgtccataaaaaattttccattattttagggcatgatcctgaaaatgaagtagataaggaaatagtggtgattaaacacccaccattaaaaactttctaaggcccactgaaataattatttgccatccaacctattgataaggtcacaaatacatggataaatgtaaaacaaaaatattagcttgatctaaagcttttatgGTTAacaggaagattttaatgatcaatcactatttcctgtggtccagttgagatttggttCTGCTCCATTTTTgtgaccatgccttgaaatgagatGGAAGAATTGATGGATagagtagatatacaacacatacatcaaggtagggcccgtGGTCAGCCAAACACCCACTATGCTTACCCTAGTAACATCTAATGCACTCCCGTCCGTTTatatggcccacaccaaaggaaaacagttGAAAGTGGATtgtgtgctgagtaaactctgtagggttcactgtgatttatgtattttatccactccgttcatttacTTAACCAGATAATTTAAGCACTTAgagctaaaaaatgaattatatccaaaactcaagtggaccacaccataccaaaaaagtgtgaattgaatgtctacaattgaaaatttcttggggaccacaaaagttttggatcaaactgatatttgtgttttcccttcatccatgtcggtgtgatcttatgaataggttggatgacaaataaacatcattgtgggccctgagaaggtttcaaccatggaaattattattcccactatttctgtgGGCTCAATCCTTAAActgagctggaaaaacgaatggatggtgtggataagccataaacattcatggtgggcccaactaagtttactcagtaagataaaaGTGTATTGAAttacacccttgatttttacgtgATCCacctgatgattatatgaaatctattTCAATCATAAGATGCCTTATCAAAATTTATGCATGGTATTCAAAATTCACGCCCATATCGTGATTTAGGTGAGCCATGacaggagaaaaaagaaaaagaaaatcgaaGTTGCCCTGTACATGGATGGAGTTCATATTTAGGCCCTACCTCTAAAATGAGGTTACACACTGTCGAGCTCTAACATAAGCTTGTTAGATCTGCATTATGAAATTGATGAATCTTCTATGCATTAATAATGGAGGTTCAATATTATAACCTAAAAGTGTACTTAATTGAGAAGACATTTTCGATGCCTTGTCACCAACGGAATGTCTTGATCTTCCACACCTCACACCTTTCAGGAGAACATCTAAATGAAACTAGGGTTTTCTTGCTTGTATTGGTGAGGGGACCAAGACATCTATATATAGACTAGAGAGATAGAAGCTTACTCTTACTCATCGTACTTCTTGCTAGAGTTTCCATGCTGTAAGTTTTCATATCTGACTTAATAATCGAGTATAGGGAGTTTTCATATCTGACTTAATAATCGAGTATAGGGACGCCGATTTAAGCGTTCTACCCCAAACTTATTTACAATAATTACAACTAAAGTGGGATCTACTGAATCACTCAATCTAAAtaattcaatggtcagatttgagccgatgatcatgtgtggctgACTTGATAGGAGTCTTACAAAGCTCTTATCTCTCCCTTCTTTCGAGCTCCTCCGATCATCCAATAATTGACTCTGCCAAGCagcttgaatttttatttattttttttcattagcAGGGATCCACCTCGATGTGAAACCGATCTTGCCTTATGATTCGAAAATCAGACAAATCACCAGCCTCCCAGGATCAGAcgacacggacgcggattgcctcctacccccgggcagggctctgtgggacctatcgcgatgtaagtattttatccatgtcgttcatcgtttttctcagatcattttaagtatgaTCCAAAAAGTGAgccaggtccaaggcttaagtggaccacaaagtggggattgaagttccaccattaaaaacatcttggtagcttgagaagtttcagatcaggccgatatttgttttttcacttcatccacttctacatgaccttacgaataggttggatggtaaaataatatcacggtggcccttggaaaggtttcaacggtgggtgtcattatcactgcagtttcctttggtgtggtccactggagctgtggaccggCTTCATTCTtaggatcatatcttaaaatgatctgagaaaatcgattaacggcgtggataaaaacttacatcactgtgggccccacagagccctgcccggacggagggtaggacgcaatccgcgtcccaagcGACACAGCCGCGTCGAACAATGTGGGCCGGGCTTAGAAAGAGCTTGGCCCGGCCTAAGTCGGCCCGTCGACACCATCTAGAAATAGGGGTATTTACGTCATTTTAACAATCGGTTGCATCTGAAAACGTCC is a genomic window containing:
- the LOC131256590 gene encoding protein APEM9 isoform X2; translation: MAVSLSDAATWEEIELSERTSEMMDELKASFGLVTSIPVQVLLTGACFKIWEGCSSGLREIFEEFLGKWKYVDGQPYVLENLGPHTSASEGCIGCSALGIEKYLEVVEVYAVTLLGTVLGDADLAISWVERAELPEEKRQEILRRLRSLCSLKHSKSSPSPGPPQSSERSRSHTVSGTDFTTSRDEGFSRAADTQHQPNGRDTKSAILKSKYPSLERFSEKIQPCLWWFRTVTLKFGNARLVLSHGRIVLWGSLILFIYYILRRKGATLKQIASKQAASVKKALIDTWKLAFSVQVNPLAAIQPLPSRTH